Below is a window of Macadamia integrifolia cultivar HAES 741 chromosome 8, SCU_Mint_v3, whole genome shotgun sequence DNA.
GCTCAGTGGTTCCCTTAGTCATCCATGTTGGTATCACTTATACAATGGTTTGCCTCACACCTCTGGGATTCAGGGCAGCACCATTGGCAGCTTCCATATCGCTATGGATATCATTTCTCATGTTGGCCATCTATGTCAACTATGCCGATAAATTCAAGCATACATGGGAAGGGTTTTCGATGGAATGCTTTCACCATGTACTTCCAAGTTTGAAGTTAGCAATTCCTTCTGCTGTTATGGTGTGGTAAGTGACATCCAAAGTATATTGGTTTCTTAGTATTCCTTAATTCTAGATCTCTTTCCTAGCTTGGTCTTTTACTTATTCTCTAATGGAGGGAATTGTATTGTTACAGCTTGGAGTACTGGGCTTTTGAAATTTTGGTATTAATAGCCGGAATGATGCCTAATTCAGAGAGTAGCACATCACTGATAGCAATGTGGTATATATAGTTTCTAGCTTCACTCTATTAATTTGTGTATTCCCTTTGTCATTTATAATTAAGCTTCATTGGGTTCATTTAATTATTGTGGCCTGATGCATTTCTTTTGTATTAACTGCTTAATTAGCGTGAATACAGAAGCTGTCACATACATGATTACTTATGGTTTCAGTGCTGCTGTTAGGTACGTTTAGAGACTAAGCTAGAATTATAGTagtgatttttggattttgattacCTTCATCCCTTCCCTGCATCAATAGTCCTTACCAATGGTGATGTTTTTCTGCTATGACAGCACACGAGTGTCAAATGAATTGGGAGCTGGTAATGCAGATCGAGCAAAGAATGCTATTGCAGTGACCCTTAAGCTATCTATTTTTCTGGCTCTCACAGTAATTCTAGCCTTAGCATTTGGTCACAATATCTGGGCAAGCTCCTTCACCAATAGTCCTATAATAAAGAGAGAATTTGCTTCCATGACCACATTGCTTGCAATCTCCATATTATTTGATTCAGCTCAGGGCATTTTATCTGGTAAACAATTAATGTCCATTGCTCAAACAACCCTAGATGGGCTGTTATCATTTATGCATCCCTGTATTGAAATATATATGTACATTGTTAAATTTTACAGGGGTGTCCAGAGGATGTGGCTGGCAGCACTTGGCAGCATGGACTAACTTGGCAACTTTCTATGGTGTTGGCATGCCTATAGCGGTTCTCCTCGGTTTTAAGATGGGATTATATGCTAAGGTGGTGGGCAATAATAATCAATTTTCCATGTGAAAACACATAGAAGCAGAGCTCTAACAGTTTACTTTGATTTGGTATGGTACTTACAGGGATTGTGGATTGGTCTGATCTGTGCGCTTTCCTGCCAAGCTTGCACCCTACTAGTTATTACAGTACGCACAAAATGGGAAAATATTAATCTTTCCGTTGAAAATGGTAAAGCTCAATCTGTGCTGGTCTAACTGATGTTGTAGTACTAGTTCAAACAAGAAATGAATAGGATACAGAAGCCAGAGCATGAGGAGTGATAGCTTAATTTCCCTAACTGATTCTATGGGTCTTCATATCAATACTCTTATTAAAGATCAGATGCTGAATGAtaagaaggaaaacaaagaacTCAGTGGCTATCTGGATTATCTCTGCCTTGATGATCTACTGCTGATACTTTGAGATGACATGCAGCAAGGTCCATGGTATAAGAGCTTCATGGTACATGAATTACAGCAATTGTGGTGGCATTCTGGTTTTACATTATGTCAGACTAAATTTCTCTGTGCAAAGCCAAGACCATCAATAGAGAAATTTCATATTTCTAAACTTTTTGGCCTTATGTTTCTGACTATATATTCAGTGAATGTTTTTCAAGTCTCTACATGGTAAGGGGAAAGAAATATTCACCAACCACCAATTTGGTCCCTCTAGTAGGGGTTGTGGCCCTTCTCTTTTAGTGCTTGGTAGGGCTTTCTCCCTAGTTTAGCCAATTTGGCTTTGTCTATTGTATCTGTTTCTCTTTCatgtttatatatttttcattcacccaaaaaaaaaaatattcaccaACCGCCAATACTTCCAGTAGATTATTTTCCATGGTGTAAAACCAACAGAAGTAATGATCTATTTGCTAAATGATCCCCAGGAGGTTCCGATGAAGATTCAACATAGATTATAAACACAATAACAAAACTGAAGAAAGGGATTCAAGGGTCATAAAACGATGCTATTACTGTAGGTGATAACATCAAATCACAAATTCATAATCATAATGAGCCTTCTTTAAAACTTCCAgttcctttaggaattttattgTCATGAGAAACAAGAAGTTCAAAGTTGGTTTACTTATTTCCTAGGCATTTAGGACCACAATAACCAACCAGAAACAATCAACAACAACTCATCCTTttaccaactaaatggggtagACTACATAGATCAATGGGAGggtaaaatgaaaagaaaaactacgaaaaaggaaagaaatgaaacaacaCCACAGGGACATCCCACGTAAGAACAGTCAGCTACATctatctttgccctccaaacaggtCTATTAAAGGTCACACTAGGGTCGAGACCTTGTTTTTGCATGTCATTCCTTACAACAtcatctatggtcattttaggcaatgcccctagctcttttagttccttccaTCCCggatatgatcattccttacaaCATCATGAGAATTCTGTTGAATATAGCTATACCACCTTAAACTACATCCTTAGAGCTTGTCCTAAGTctgggcaactcccaaatcagctctaacatGGTCATTTCGTACTgtatctctcctagttttgccatacatacatctcaacatcctcatctatgcAACATTCAGCTTATATATGTACGCTTACTGATTTCCCAATATTCTGCCCCATACGCCAAAATAGGACTCATGACAATCTTgtagaactttcctttaagctttagaggaatagaCAAGATAAGCCACTTCTTGAATCTAGTCATCTTTGGTCAACTCTACCAACCAAGACTAGGACATCCCTGCTCACGAAGTCTATCCGTCTCTACCAACCAGGATTTGGTCATCACTATGTGCATGTCTCCAAGGCATCATCCACACTGACCATGTGTCTCACCTATGCAAATCATCTCCATCATCCACGTGTCAGCTAGATTCTCCTCTAACCATAGGACAGTGACAACCATAACCTCTTATAAACTTTATCATAGTCCCCAAACTCACCCTTGGTCAGGTTAATGGTTATCAGATCCATAAATAACTATAGTCAGGTTAACCGTTATGAGATCAATCACCTCAGCTGAGAGAGAGACTTGTCCACCAATCATTCAAGCCCACATCAACAGGGATGGTGAGCAACCACCCAATGAGGGAGAGTTAGCGAAAATAGGGACGACACTCACTCTAGGCTctacttctccttctccctttcctACCTCTAGTACTAACTTAGGCATTAGAGCCTCCATCATGGATCATGGAGTACTCC
It encodes the following:
- the LOC122087327 gene encoding LOW QUALITY PROTEIN: protein DETOXIFICATION 18-like (The sequence of the model RefSeq protein was modified relative to this genomic sequence to represent the inferred CDS: substituted 1 base at 1 genomic stop codon) gives rise to the protein MGSIKTQLILENGKCGSGEEKKKGWKKVLDLEEAKMQICFSVPMILTNVSYYCITLISVMFAGHLGELELAASTLANSWAMVTGLALMTGLSGALETLCGQGYGAKLYRMMGIYLLSSIIIAFFVSVIVSALWFYXEPILILLHQEPQVSKMAALYMKHLIPGLFAYGFLQCILRFLQTQTVIIPLVVCSVVPLVIHVGITYTMVCLTPLGFRAAPLAASISLWISFLMLAIYVNYADKFKHTWEGFSMECFHHVLPSLKLAIPSAVMVCLEYWAFEILVLIAGMMPNSESSTSLIAMCVNTEAVTYMITYGFSAAVSTRVSNELGAGNADRAKNAIAVTLKLSIFLALTVILALAFGHNIWASSFTNSPIIKREFASMTTLLAISILFDSAQGILSGVSRGCGWQHLAAWTNLATFYGVGMPIAVLLGFKMGLYAKGLWIGLICALSCQACTLLVITVRTKWENINLSVENGKAQSVLV